The following coding sequences are from one Ctenopharyngodon idella isolate HZGC_01 chromosome 17, HZGC01, whole genome shotgun sequence window:
- the smoc1 gene encoding SPARC-related modular calcium-binding protein 1 isoform X4 — MYCRNLVLFVFLYSHALLMMMCLPPASAQKSSGPRWLIGDRESPCSPACSRNHGKPVCGSDGRSYDTNCDLERAKCKDRTLTLAHRGRCKGKNLVRIDQPLPAPTLVSEVKELTGMKEAGQTKCRTERIQALEQAKRPQESIFIPECNDDGTFAQVQCHTLTGYCWCVTTDGKPVSGSSVQNKTPVCSGNFREFMGTHAGTSGLSGSVTDKPPGPPSSGRKVSFRFFLTLNPDDGSKPTPTMETHVVPEEITAPTLWIKQLVYKENKQNNSTSRKPEKVPSCDQERQTAQDEAQQNPREAIFIPDCGLQGLYKPVQCHQSTGYCWCVLVDTGRPIPGTSARYKKPECDSAARSRDTEMEDPFRDRDLTGCPEGKKVEFITSLLDALTTDMVQAINSPTPSGGGRFVEPDPSHTLEERVVHWYFAQLDNNGSFDINKKEMKPFKRYVKKKAKPKRCARKFTDYCDLNKDKTISLQELKGCLGVNKEGSTTSSSSQGTSRSSGLKTESSRR, encoded by the exons ATGTATTGCCGCAATCTAGtcctttttgtatttttgtattctcACGCGCTACTGATGATGATGTGCCTGCCACCAGCCTCAGCGCAGAAGTCCAGTGGTCCTCGG TGGCTTATAGGGGACAGAGAGAGCCCATGTTCCCCTGCATGCTCCAGGAATCACGGCAAGCCTGTGTGTGGGTCAGACGGACGCAGTTATGATACCAACTGTGACCTGGAGAGGGCGAAATGCAAGGACCGCACTCTCACCCTTGCCCACAGGGGCCGATGCAAAG GTAAAAACTTGGTGAGGATTGATCAGCCTCTTCCTGCGCCAACACTGGTTTCAGAGGTCAAAGAGCTGACAGGTATGAAAG AAGCGGGCCAGACGAAATGTCGGACTGAGAGGATTCAGGCTCTGGAACAGGCCAAGAGGCCACAGGAATCCATTTTTATCCCAGAATGCAATGACGACGGAACATTTGCCCAG GTCCAATGTCACACCCTCACAGGATACTGCTGGTGCGTAACGACAGATGGCAAGCCAGTCAGCGGCTCTTCTGTCCAGAACAAAACGCCAGTGTGTTCAg GAAACTTCCGTGAATTTATGGGAACTCATGCTGGGACAAGTGGATTGTCAG GGTCAGTAACCGATAAGCCACCGGGACCTCCTAGCTCTGGCAGAAAAG TCTCTTTCCGTTTCTTTCTCACCCTCAATCCAGATGATGGCTCCAAGCCCACACCAACCATGGAGACGCACGTTGTCCCAGAAG AAATTACAGCTCCCACATTGTGGATTAAGCAGCTGGTGTACAAAGAGAACAAACAGAACAATTCAACCAGCAGGAAGCCAG AGAAAGTTCCCTCTTGTGACCAGGAGAGGCAGACGGCCCAGGATGAGGCTCAGCAGAACCCACGGGAAGCCATCTTCATCCCTGACTGTGGCTTGCAGGGCTTGTACAAGCCAGTGCAGTGCCACCAGTCCACTGGTTACTGCTGGTGTGTGCTGGTGGACACTGGGAGACCCATACCTGGAACTTCTGCAAG GTACAAAAAACCAGAATGTGACAGTGCGGCTCGTTCTCGAGACACAGAGATGGAAGACCCTTTTAGAGACAGAGATCTGACAG GGTGTCCAGAGGGAAAGAAAGTGGAATTCATAACCAGCCTTTTGGATGCCCTTACTACTGACATGGTGCAAGCTATCAACTCACCAACCCCCTCTGGTGGTGGGAG GTTTGTTGAGCCTGACCCAAGCCACACACTGGAGGAACGGGTGGTTCATTGGTACTTTGCCCAGCTGGATAATAATGGCAGTTTTGATATCAACAAGAAGGAGATGAAGCCCTTCAAGCGCTACGTAAAGAAGAAAGCCAAACCCAAACGATGCGCCCGCAAGTTCACAGACTACTGTGACCTTAACAAGGACAAGACCATCTCCCTTCAAGAACTCAAAGGATGCCTAGGAGTCAATAAAGAGG GTAGCACCACAAGCAGCAGCAGTCAGGGGACAAG
- the smoc1 gene encoding SPARC-related modular calcium-binding protein 1 isoform X11, translated as MYCRNLVLFVFLYSHALLMMMCLPPASAQKSSGPRWLIGDRESPCSPACSRNHGKPVCGSDGRSYDTNCDLERAKCKDRTLTLAHRGRCKGKNLVRIDQPLPAPTLVSEVKELTGMKEAGQTKCRTERIQALEQAKRPQESIFIPECNDDGTFAQVQCHTLTGYCWCVTTDGKPVSGSSVQNKTPVCSGSVTDKPPGPPSSGRKDDGSKPTPTMETHVVPEEITAPTLWIKQLVYKENKQNNSTSRKPEKVPSCDQERQTAQDEAQQNPREAIFIPDCGLQGLYKPVQCHQSTGYCWCVLVDTGRPIPGTSARYKKPECDSAARSRDTEMEDPFRDRDLTGCPEGKKVEFITSLLDALTTDMVQAINSPTPSGGGRFVEPDPSHTLEERVVHWYFAQLDNNGSFDINKKEMKPFKRYVKKKAKPKRCARKFTDYCDLNKDKTISLQELKGCLGVNKEGSTTSSSSQGTSRSSGLKTESSRR; from the exons ATGTATTGCCGCAATCTAGtcctttttgtatttttgtattctcACGCGCTACTGATGATGATGTGCCTGCCACCAGCCTCAGCGCAGAAGTCCAGTGGTCCTCGG TGGCTTATAGGGGACAGAGAGAGCCCATGTTCCCCTGCATGCTCCAGGAATCACGGCAAGCCTGTGTGTGGGTCAGACGGACGCAGTTATGATACCAACTGTGACCTGGAGAGGGCGAAATGCAAGGACCGCACTCTCACCCTTGCCCACAGGGGCCGATGCAAAG GTAAAAACTTGGTGAGGATTGATCAGCCTCTTCCTGCGCCAACACTGGTTTCAGAGGTCAAAGAGCTGACAGGTATGAAAG AAGCGGGCCAGACGAAATGTCGGACTGAGAGGATTCAGGCTCTGGAACAGGCCAAGAGGCCACAGGAATCCATTTTTATCCCAGAATGCAATGACGACGGAACATTTGCCCAG GTCCAATGTCACACCCTCACAGGATACTGCTGGTGCGTAACGACAGATGGCAAGCCAGTCAGCGGCTCTTCTGTCCAGAACAAAACGCCAGTGTGTTCAg GGTCAGTAACCGATAAGCCACCGGGACCTCCTAGCTCTGGCAGAAAAG ATGATGGCTCCAAGCCCACACCAACCATGGAGACGCACGTTGTCCCAGAAG AAATTACAGCTCCCACATTGTGGATTAAGCAGCTGGTGTACAAAGAGAACAAACAGAACAATTCAACCAGCAGGAAGCCAG AGAAAGTTCCCTCTTGTGACCAGGAGAGGCAGACGGCCCAGGATGAGGCTCAGCAGAACCCACGGGAAGCCATCTTCATCCCTGACTGTGGCTTGCAGGGCTTGTACAAGCCAGTGCAGTGCCACCAGTCCACTGGTTACTGCTGGTGTGTGCTGGTGGACACTGGGAGACCCATACCTGGAACTTCTGCAAG GTACAAAAAACCAGAATGTGACAGTGCGGCTCGTTCTCGAGACACAGAGATGGAAGACCCTTTTAGAGACAGAGATCTGACAG GGTGTCCAGAGGGAAAGAAAGTGGAATTCATAACCAGCCTTTTGGATGCCCTTACTACTGACATGGTGCAAGCTATCAACTCACCAACCCCCTCTGGTGGTGGGAG GTTTGTTGAGCCTGACCCAAGCCACACACTGGAGGAACGGGTGGTTCATTGGTACTTTGCCCAGCTGGATAATAATGGCAGTTTTGATATCAACAAGAAGGAGATGAAGCCCTTCAAGCGCTACGTAAAGAAGAAAGCCAAACCCAAACGATGCGCCCGCAAGTTCACAGACTACTGTGACCTTAACAAGGACAAGACCATCTCCCTTCAAGAACTCAAAGGATGCCTAGGAGTCAATAAAGAGG GTAGCACCACAAGCAGCAGCAGTCAGGGGACAAG
- the smoc1 gene encoding SPARC-related modular calcium-binding protein 1 isoform X6, producing MYCRNLVLFVFLYSHALLMMMCLPPASAQKSSGPRWLIGDRESPCSPACSRNHGKPVCGSDGRSYDTNCDLERAKCKDRTLTLAHRGRCKGKNLVRIDQPLPAPTLVSEVKELTEAGQTKCRTERIQALEQAKRPQESIFIPECNDDGTFAQVQCHTLTGYCWCVTTDGKPVSGSSVQNKTPVCSGNFREFMGTHAGTSGLSGSVTDKPPGPPSSGRKVSFRFFLTLNPDDGSKPTPTMETHVVPEGEEITAPTLWIKQLVYKENKQNNSTSRKPEKVPSCDQERQTAQDEAQQNPREAIFIPDCGLQGLYKPVQCHQSTGYCWCVLVDTGRPIPGTSARYKKPECDSAARSRDTEMEDPFRDRDLTGCPEGKKVEFITSLLDALTTDMVQAINSPTPSGGGRFVEPDPSHTLEERVVHWYFAQLDNNGSFDINKKEMKPFKRYVKKKAKPKRCARKFTDYCDLNKDKTISLQELKGCLGVNKEGSTTSSSSQGTSRSSGLKTESSRR from the exons ATGTATTGCCGCAATCTAGtcctttttgtatttttgtattctcACGCGCTACTGATGATGATGTGCCTGCCACCAGCCTCAGCGCAGAAGTCCAGTGGTCCTCGG TGGCTTATAGGGGACAGAGAGAGCCCATGTTCCCCTGCATGCTCCAGGAATCACGGCAAGCCTGTGTGTGGGTCAGACGGACGCAGTTATGATACCAACTGTGACCTGGAGAGGGCGAAATGCAAGGACCGCACTCTCACCCTTGCCCACAGGGGCCGATGCAAAG GTAAAAACTTGGTGAGGATTGATCAGCCTCTTCCTGCGCCAACACTGGTTTCAGAGGTCAAAGAGCTGACAG AAGCGGGCCAGACGAAATGTCGGACTGAGAGGATTCAGGCTCTGGAACAGGCCAAGAGGCCACAGGAATCCATTTTTATCCCAGAATGCAATGACGACGGAACATTTGCCCAG GTCCAATGTCACACCCTCACAGGATACTGCTGGTGCGTAACGACAGATGGCAAGCCAGTCAGCGGCTCTTCTGTCCAGAACAAAACGCCAGTGTGTTCAg GAAACTTCCGTGAATTTATGGGAACTCATGCTGGGACAAGTGGATTGTCAG GGTCAGTAACCGATAAGCCACCGGGACCTCCTAGCTCTGGCAGAAAAG TCTCTTTCCGTTTCTTTCTCACCCTCAATCCAGATGATGGCTCCAAGCCCACACCAACCATGGAGACGCACGTTGTCCCAGAAGGTGAGG AAATTACAGCTCCCACATTGTGGATTAAGCAGCTGGTGTACAAAGAGAACAAACAGAACAATTCAACCAGCAGGAAGCCAG AGAAAGTTCCCTCTTGTGACCAGGAGAGGCAGACGGCCCAGGATGAGGCTCAGCAGAACCCACGGGAAGCCATCTTCATCCCTGACTGTGGCTTGCAGGGCTTGTACAAGCCAGTGCAGTGCCACCAGTCCACTGGTTACTGCTGGTGTGTGCTGGTGGACACTGGGAGACCCATACCTGGAACTTCTGCAAG GTACAAAAAACCAGAATGTGACAGTGCGGCTCGTTCTCGAGACACAGAGATGGAAGACCCTTTTAGAGACAGAGATCTGACAG GGTGTCCAGAGGGAAAGAAAGTGGAATTCATAACCAGCCTTTTGGATGCCCTTACTACTGACATGGTGCAAGCTATCAACTCACCAACCCCCTCTGGTGGTGGGAG GTTTGTTGAGCCTGACCCAAGCCACACACTGGAGGAACGGGTGGTTCATTGGTACTTTGCCCAGCTGGATAATAATGGCAGTTTTGATATCAACAAGAAGGAGATGAAGCCCTTCAAGCGCTACGTAAAGAAGAAAGCCAAACCCAAACGATGCGCCCGCAAGTTCACAGACTACTGTGACCTTAACAAGGACAAGACCATCTCCCTTCAAGAACTCAAAGGATGCCTAGGAGTCAATAAAGAGG GTAGCACCACAAGCAGCAGCAGTCAGGGGACAAG
- the smoc1 gene encoding SPARC-related modular calcium-binding protein 1 isoform X8: MYCRNLVLFVFLYSHALLMMMCLPPASAQKSSGPRWLIGDRESPCSPACSRNHGKPVCGSDGRSYDTNCDLERAKCKDRTLTLAHRGRCKGKNLVRIDQPLPAPTLVSEVKELTGMKEAGQTKCRTERIQALEQAKRPQESIFIPECNDDGTFAQVQCHTLTGYCWCVTTDGKPVSGSSVQNKTPVCSGNFREFMGTHAGTSGLSGSVTDKPPGPPSSGRKDDGSKPTPTMETHVVPEEITAPTLWIKQLVYKENKQNNSTSRKPEKVPSCDQERQTAQDEAQQNPREAIFIPDCGLQGLYKPVQCHQSTGYCWCVLVDTGRPIPGTSARYKKPECDSAARSRDTEMEDPFRDRDLTGCPEGKKVEFITSLLDALTTDMVQAINSPTPSGGGRFVEPDPSHTLEERVVHWYFAQLDNNGSFDINKKEMKPFKRYVKKKAKPKRCARKFTDYCDLNKDKTISLQELKGCLGVNKEGSTTSSSSQGTSRSSGLKTESSRR, encoded by the exons ATGTATTGCCGCAATCTAGtcctttttgtatttttgtattctcACGCGCTACTGATGATGATGTGCCTGCCACCAGCCTCAGCGCAGAAGTCCAGTGGTCCTCGG TGGCTTATAGGGGACAGAGAGAGCCCATGTTCCCCTGCATGCTCCAGGAATCACGGCAAGCCTGTGTGTGGGTCAGACGGACGCAGTTATGATACCAACTGTGACCTGGAGAGGGCGAAATGCAAGGACCGCACTCTCACCCTTGCCCACAGGGGCCGATGCAAAG GTAAAAACTTGGTGAGGATTGATCAGCCTCTTCCTGCGCCAACACTGGTTTCAGAGGTCAAAGAGCTGACAGGTATGAAAG AAGCGGGCCAGACGAAATGTCGGACTGAGAGGATTCAGGCTCTGGAACAGGCCAAGAGGCCACAGGAATCCATTTTTATCCCAGAATGCAATGACGACGGAACATTTGCCCAG GTCCAATGTCACACCCTCACAGGATACTGCTGGTGCGTAACGACAGATGGCAAGCCAGTCAGCGGCTCTTCTGTCCAGAACAAAACGCCAGTGTGTTCAg GAAACTTCCGTGAATTTATGGGAACTCATGCTGGGACAAGTGGATTGTCAG GGTCAGTAACCGATAAGCCACCGGGACCTCCTAGCTCTGGCAGAAAAG ATGATGGCTCCAAGCCCACACCAACCATGGAGACGCACGTTGTCCCAGAAG AAATTACAGCTCCCACATTGTGGATTAAGCAGCTGGTGTACAAAGAGAACAAACAGAACAATTCAACCAGCAGGAAGCCAG AGAAAGTTCCCTCTTGTGACCAGGAGAGGCAGACGGCCCAGGATGAGGCTCAGCAGAACCCACGGGAAGCCATCTTCATCCCTGACTGTGGCTTGCAGGGCTTGTACAAGCCAGTGCAGTGCCACCAGTCCACTGGTTACTGCTGGTGTGTGCTGGTGGACACTGGGAGACCCATACCTGGAACTTCTGCAAG GTACAAAAAACCAGAATGTGACAGTGCGGCTCGTTCTCGAGACACAGAGATGGAAGACCCTTTTAGAGACAGAGATCTGACAG GGTGTCCAGAGGGAAAGAAAGTGGAATTCATAACCAGCCTTTTGGATGCCCTTACTACTGACATGGTGCAAGCTATCAACTCACCAACCCCCTCTGGTGGTGGGAG GTTTGTTGAGCCTGACCCAAGCCACACACTGGAGGAACGGGTGGTTCATTGGTACTTTGCCCAGCTGGATAATAATGGCAGTTTTGATATCAACAAGAAGGAGATGAAGCCCTTCAAGCGCTACGTAAAGAAGAAAGCCAAACCCAAACGATGCGCCCGCAAGTTCACAGACTACTGTGACCTTAACAAGGACAAGACCATCTCCCTTCAAGAACTCAAAGGATGCCTAGGAGTCAATAAAGAGG GTAGCACCACAAGCAGCAGCAGTCAGGGGACAAG